The following proteins come from a genomic window of Liolophura sinensis isolate JHLJ2023 chromosome 13, CUHK_Ljap_v2, whole genome shotgun sequence:
- the LOC135481052 gene encoding uncharacterized protein LOC135481052 has translation MLRIFQLFVITSLLYGASIGHPVETPTSRVMTWIRKFGNTSIHESVVVDDKEQTVLMISPEAYKNDKDNSLALHDFQTGQVAFLNFKTDTCFVGEMPKTDFQSMKTILENMEKVLTAKKIKFGIENITLTENSLLVATL, from the exons ATGCTGAGGATTTTTCAACTATTCGTGATTACCTCCCTTCTTTACGGGGCTTCTATTGGTCACCCTGTGGAAACGCCGACATCCAGG GTGATGACATGGATACGAAAGTTCGGCAACACAAGCATCCATGAGTCCGTGGTTGTCGACGACAAAGAACAGACTGTGCTGATGATATCCCCTGAGGCTTATAAGAATGACAAAGATAACTCACTGGCGCTTCACGATTTCCAAACT GGCCAAGTGGCCTTTCTAAACTTCAAGACCGACACATGCTTTGTGGGTGAAATGCCGAAGACAGATTTCCAGTCTATGAAGACAATTCTAGAAAACATGGAG AAAGTTTTGACAGCCAAGAAGATAAAGTTCGGCATCGAAAACATCACACTGACGGAAAATTCTCTCTTAGTAGCCACGTTGTAG